In the Acidovorax sp. A79 genome, one interval contains:
- a CDS encoding endonuclease/exonuclease/phosphatase family protein yields the protein MDTLPSQPIAFKVLTVNVHKGFTTFNRRFMLHELREAVRSVAADLVFLQEVQGTHHRHASRLANFPQVPHYEFLADTIWSQYAYGRNAVYDNGDHGNALLSKFPITHYENHDISISGPERRGMLHCVLQPPGHHLPVHAVCVHLGLQEAHRQRQLQRVCELLKTFPPGEPVVLAGDFNDWRHRAHDILQRGAGLQEVFVQAFGRAVRTFPASMPLLALDRIYVRNAAVHAPLSLPRKPWDKLSDHAPLAAEILL from the coding sequence ATGGACACCCTCCCCTCACAACCCATCGCGTTCAAGGTGCTCACCGTGAACGTGCACAAGGGCTTCACCACCTTCAACCGGCGCTTCATGCTGCACGAGCTGCGCGAGGCGGTGCGCAGCGTGGCGGCGGACCTGGTCTTTCTGCAGGAGGTGCAGGGCACGCACCACCGCCATGCCAGCCGGCTCGCCAACTTTCCGCAGGTGCCGCACTACGAGTTCCTGGCCGACACCATCTGGTCGCAGTACGCCTACGGGCGCAATGCCGTGTATGACAACGGCGACCACGGCAACGCCCTGCTGTCCAAGTTCCCCATCACGCACTACGAGAACCATGACATCTCGATCAGCGGGCCCGAGCGGCGCGGCATGCTGCACTGTGTGCTGCAGCCGCCCGGCCACCACCTGCCCGTGCATGCCGTGTGCGTGCACCTGGGGCTGCAGGAGGCCCACCGCCAGCGCCAGCTGCAGCGGGTGTGCGAGCTGCTCAAGACCTTCCCGCCCGGCGAGCCCGTGGTGCTGGCCGGCGACTTCAATGACTGGCGCCACCGCGCGCACGACATCCTGCAGCGGGGCGCGGGCCTGCAGGAGGTGTTCGTGCAGGCCTTCGGCCGGGCGGTGCGCACCTTCCCCGCGTCCATGCCGCTGCTCGCGCTGGACCGCATCTACGTGCGCAACGCGGCCGTTCATGCACCCCTGTCGCTGCCGCGCAAGCCCTGGGACAAGCTTTCGGACCACGCACCCCTGGCGGCGGAGATCCTGCTATGA